GAGCGCCCCTTCGACGGCACCCCGGTCATCGACGTCGACCGCGGCGGCAAGATCACCTGGCACGGGCCGGGTCAGATCGTCGGCTACCCGATTCTGCGGCTGCCCGACCCGATCGACGTCGTTGCCTATGTGCGGCGGCTCGAGCAGTTGATGATCGACGTCTGCGACGACCTCGGGGTCGAGGGAGCCGGACGCGTCGAGGGCCGCAGCGGCGTGTGGTTCGAGGCGGGCGCCGGCAAACCGGAGCGCAAGATCGGACAGATCGGCATCCGGGTCAGCCGCGACGTCACGATGCACGGGTTCGCGCTCAACTGCGACTGCGACCTGTCGTGGGCGCAGACGATCGTGCCCTGCGGCATCGCCGACGCCGGTGTCACGACGCTCAGCCAGGAACTCGGCCGCGACGTCACCGTCGCCGAGGTCGTGCCCTACATCGAGAAGCGGCTCGACTCGATCCTCGCGTAGCGTCGCCGGCAGTGCCGACGGTCGCGGCTCACCGCCTGTCAGCTGTGCACGTAGATGCTGAAGACAACGGCGCCGATCAGGATGGCGATGAACACCAGCAGGGCTGCCCGGATCTGCCGGCGCTCGTCAGGGACGCGCAAGCACCAGATCAGCAGGCCCACGTCGAGCACGGCCAGGTAACCGAGCAGCACCTTGGTCGAGAAGACCAAGCGACCCTCGCGGCACAGTCCCGTGCGCGGTTCGTCGCACCCGCCCGCCAGCGATGCTTGGAGCAGCCCGGCGAAGATGCAGACGGCCACCGCGGCCACGATGTCCAGCAGCAGGAGGGCGGAGATGGCACAACCGGAGTTTTGTGCGGCCGGCTCGGGCGCGGTGCGGGGATCTGAGTTCACGGGGCGTCGACGCTACGCCCCGGTAGCCGGTTCCGCTGTGACCTCGTCGAACTGGCCGCGTACGCTGGAGGCCGTTGTGCCGCACGCTGTCGGCGTGACCTGTTCATGACAATCGAGGGAGTCGTTCGAGGATGACCGTCGCACCGGAGGGACGCCGCCTGCTGCGCGTCGAGGCACGCAACGCCGAGACGCCGATCGAGCGCAAACCGGAGTGGATCCGCACCACCGCAAAGATGGGCCCCGCCTACACCAAGCTGCACTCGATGGTGAAGTCCGAGGGGTTGCACACCGTCTGCCAGGAGGCCGGCTGCCCGAACATCTTCGAGTGCTGGGAAGACCGCGAGGCGACGTTCCTCATCGGCGGTGACGTCTGCACCCGTCGTTGCGACTTCTGCGACATCGCCACCGGTCGCCCGACCGAGCTCGACATGGACGAGCCGCGCCGCGTGGCCGAGTCGATCCAGCAGATGAACCTGCGCTACGCCACCGTCACCGGTGTTGCCCGTGACGACCAGCCCGACGGCGCCGCCGGTCTGTACGCCGAGACGATCCGCATGATCCACGAGCTCAACCCGAACACCGGTGTCGAGATCCTCCCGCCCGACTTCGGCGCGAAACCCAAACTCGTCGGCCGGGTCTTCGACGCGCGCCCGGAGGTGTTCGCGCACAACCTGGAGACGGTGCCGCGCATCTTCAAGCGGATCCGTCCGGCGTTCACCTACGAGAAGTCGCTCAAGGTGCTCTCGATGGCCAAGGAGCAGGAGTTGGTCACCAAGTCCAACCTCATCCTGGGCATGGGCGAGGAGGACCACGAGATCGAGCAGGCGCTCACCGACCTGCACGAAGCGGGCTGCGACATCATCACGATCACGCAGTACCTGCGTCCGTCGCCGCTGCACCACCCGATCGACCGGTGGGTGAAGCCCGAGGAGTTCGTGCACTGGTCCGACGTCGCCCGCGACCTCGGTTTCGTCGGCGTGATGGCCGGCCCGCTGGTGCGTTCGTCCTACCGCGCCGGACGCCTGTACTCCCAGGCGATGGCGGCGCTCGGTCGTGAGGTGCCCGAGCACCTGCAGCACCTCGCCGCCGCGGCGAACGAGCCGGCCCGCCAGGAGGCGGCGTCGCTCGTGGCCAAGGCGCAGGCGCAAGTATCCTGAACCTCATGTCCACTTCCTCCGAGCAGGCGCCCAAGAAGTCGCGCCGCGGTAACAAGCCCGGTCGCAAGCCCAAGGACCCGAACAAGCCGGGTCGGTTCAGCCAGATCTCCACGCTATACAAGGGCGCGGTCAAGCAGAACCCGCAGATTCCGTTGTGGATGGCACTCGCGTTCGCGGTCGGTTTCGTGCCGCTGCTGCTGATCGGCGTCGCCTGGGGACACCCGTACTACCTGGGTTTCATCGGCATCATGATCGGCTTGCTGCTGGCGATGATCCTGTTCGGCCGACTCGCCGAACGGGCCGCCTACAGCCAGCTGGACGGTCAGCCCGGTGCCTCCGGTGCCGCCCTCGGTGCGCTGCGCCGTGGCTGGTTCGTCGAGCAGGAGCCGGTGGCCGCCGAGGCCGGACGGGCCCGCAACGTGCGTGACATGGCCGCCGCCGCGATGGTGTTCCGTGCGGTCGGCAAGCCCGGCGTCGTGCTCATCGGCGAGGGTCCCAGGGGCAACGCGACCAAGCTGCTGAACTCGGAGAAGAAGCGGGTCGAGCGGGTCGTCGGGCCGGAGGTGCCGGTGACGATCTACCGCGTCGGCCAGGGCGACGACGCCATCGCCGTCGGCGACATCACCAAGAAGATGGGCAAGCTGGACAAGAAGCTCACCACCGCCGAGGTGTCGTCGGTCAACAAGCGCCTGCGCGCGCTCGGGTCGAAGCGTCCGCCGATCCCGGCCGGCATGGACCCGAAGAATGCGCGTGCCGACCGTCGGGGCCTGCGCGGCCGCTGATCCGCGACCTGGCAGCGGACACCCGCGCTGCAACTCCAAGTCCCGCGACCGATTCGGTCGCGGGACTTCGCGGTTTTCGTTCGATGCGCGCCGCGAGTTGCAGCGCGGGTGTCCGCTCAGCGGGTGCGCAGGATCATCGTGCCGGCGATGCGGTCGTGGAATCCGCGCTGATCCTTGTCCCAGATCACCGCGGGCAACACGATCGCGAGCAGCAGCGTGCGCACCAGGGCGCGGACGAGACCGGCCGGCGTGCGGTCGACACCGATCACCCGCAGCCCGAAGAGGCGGTGCCCCAGCGTGCTGCCGAGGGTGCCGACCAGCAGCACGTTCTCGACGACGAACACCAGCAGCGGTTTGAAGCTGCCGAGCCCGGGCTCGCCCAGGTGGTAGCCCAGCACAGCCGCGGCGATCAACGAACACAGCGCCCAGTCGACGATGATCGCGAGCGCCCGGATGCCGGTGCGGGCGATCGACCCGGGGCCGCTCTCCGGAAGGCCCAGATCACGGCCCGGGTAGTCCCCTTCGGCGGTCGTGCGCACCGCCCCGGGACCCTCGAGCCAGCTACCGATGTCACGACGATCAACCACGTGCCAGAGCCTATGTCACCGCCCTGATCCCACCGAAGGACGTAACACTGCCGAAACAATCGGGTCATTGCCGGGAAACGGCACCCCGATAAGGTCGTCACCAGGTCGAGCGGCCCGAAGCTGCCCGCGACCGTGACATTCCGAGATGGAGGCTCCATGTTCAACAACGCCGACGAGGTCCTGAAGTACATCAAGGACGAGGGCGTCGAGTTCGTCGATGTCCGCTTCTGTGACCTTCCGGGCGTGATGCAGCACTTCAACGTGCCTGCCAAGACGTTCGATGCTGAATCTTTCGAGAACGGTGCGATGTTCGACGGTTCGTCGATCCGCGGTTTCCAGGCGATTCACGAGTCCGACATGAAACTGGTGCCGGACCCGAAGTCGGCCTACATCGACCCGTTCCGCAAGCACAAGACGCTCATCATGAACTTCTCGATCGTCGACCCGTTCACGGGTGAGTCGTACAGCCGCGACCCGCGCAACATCGCGTCGAAGGCGGAGGCCTACCTGAAGTCGACCGGCATCGCCGACACCGCCTACTTCGGTCCCGAGGCCGAGTTCTACATCTTCGACGACATCCGCTTCCAGACCTCTCCCCAGGCGAGCTTCTACTACATCGACTCGGTCGAGGCGGCGTGGAACTCCGGCCGTGAGGAGGAGGGCGGAAACCTCGGTTACAAGACCCGCTTCAAGGGTGGCTACTTCCCGGTGCCGCCGGTCGACCACTTCGCCGACCTGCGCGACGAGATGGTGCTCAACATGGAGAAGGTCGGCCTCAACGTCGAGCGCGCCCACCACGAGGTCGGCACCGCCGGCCAGCAGGAGATCAACTACACCTTCTCCACCCTGCTCGGCGCCGGCGACGACCTGATGAAGTTCAAGTACATCATCAAGAACACCGCCTTCGAGGCCGGTCGTTCGGCCACCTTCATGCCGAAGCCGCTGTTCGGTGACAACGGTTCGGGCATGCACACTCACCAGTCCCTGTGGAAGGACGGCGAGCCGCTGTTCTACGACGAGAAGGGCTATGGCGGTCTGTCCGACATCGCCCGCTGGTACGTCGGCGGTCTGCTCAAGCACGCCCCGTCGCTGCTGGCGTTCACCAACCCGACGGTGAACTCCTACCACCGTCTGGTGCCGGGCTACGAGGCTCCGGTCAACCTGGTCTACTCGGCCCGCAACCGTTCGGCCTGCGTCCGCATCCCGATCGCGGGCACCTCGCCGAAGGCGAAGCGCATCGAGTTCCGCATCCCCGACCCGTCGGCCAACCCCTACCTGTGCTTCGCGGCCCAGCTGATGGCCGGCCTCGACGGCATCAAGAACCGCATCGAGCCGCCGGAGCCGGTGGACAAGGACCTCTACGAGCTGCCCCCGGAGGAGCACGCGAACATCCAGCAGGTGCCGGGTTCGCTGCCCGAGGTGTTGGACGCGCTCGAGGCCGACCACGACTACCTCACCGAGGGCGACGTGTTCACCGAGGACCTCATCGAGACCTGGATCGAGTACAAGCGCCTCAACGAGGTCGACCCAATCCGGTTCCGTCCGCACCCCCACGAGTTCGAGATGTACTACGACCTCTGATCGGTCCGTCCGGAAGCCGCGTCCCTCGCCGAGGGGCGCGGCTTCCGCCGTCCGGTCGAGCGAGCGGCACCCGGCACAGACACGAGAGCGGCCCGGTGAGATCCCCGGGCCGCCTTGGTGTGAGTGTGTTACTTCTTGGCGCGGTGGTCGACCGACTCGCCCATGATGCGGAACAGGTCGGTCTGGTCGATGAGGCCGACCAGGTTGGCTGCACCCGGACCGTAACCCGCGACGCGCAGCTGCGAACCGGTGTGCTGCTGGCTGCCGCCCGCCGCCGAGGTGCCGTAGGCAACGACCATCGGGGCGTTGTCGGCCGTGGTGAGCTGGGTGTTGAGACCCGGGGTGGCACCGTCGACGATCTGGCTGGTGTGAGCGTGG
This genomic stretch from Calidifontibacter indicus harbors:
- a CDS encoding DUF4191 domain-containing protein → MSTSSEQAPKKSRRGNKPGRKPKDPNKPGRFSQISTLYKGAVKQNPQIPLWMALAFAVGFVPLLLIGVAWGHPYYLGFIGIMIGLLLAMILFGRLAERAAYSQLDGQPGASGAALGALRRGWFVEQEPVAAEAGRARNVRDMAAAAMVFRAVGKPGVVLIGEGPRGNATKLLNSEKKRVERVVGPEVPVTIYRVGQGDDAIAVGDITKKMGKLDKKLTTAEVSSVNKRLRALGSKRPPIPAGMDPKNARADRRGLRGR
- the lipB gene encoding lipoyl(octanoyl) transferase LipB, with the translated sequence MRIEHVGFDPDFVDYQQAWELQRQVHDEVVAGTRENTALLLEHAKVYTAGKRTEPHERPFDGTPVIDVDRGGKITWHGPGQIVGYPILRLPDPIDVVAYVRRLEQLMIDVCDDLGVEGAGRVEGRSGVWFEAGAGKPERKIGQIGIRVSRDVTMHGFALNCDCDLSWAQTIVPCGIADAGVTTLSQELGRDVTVAEVVPYIEKRLDSILA
- the lipA gene encoding lipoyl synthase — translated: MTVAPEGRRLLRVEARNAETPIERKPEWIRTTAKMGPAYTKLHSMVKSEGLHTVCQEAGCPNIFECWEDREATFLIGGDVCTRRCDFCDIATGRPTELDMDEPRRVAESIQQMNLRYATVTGVARDDQPDGAAGLYAETIRMIHELNPNTGVEILPPDFGAKPKLVGRVFDARPEVFAHNLETVPRIFKRIRPAFTYEKSLKVLSMAKEQELVTKSNLILGMGEEDHEIEQALTDLHEAGCDIITITQYLRPSPLHHPIDRWVKPEEFVHWSDVARDLGFVGVMAGPLVRSSYRAGRLYSQAMAALGREVPEHLQHLAAAANEPARQEAASLVAKAQAQVS
- a CDS encoding RDD family protein — translated: MVDRRDIGSWLEGPGAVRTTAEGDYPGRDLGLPESGPGSIARTGIRALAIIVDWALCSLIAAAVLGYHLGEPGLGSFKPLLVFVVENVLLVGTLGSTLGHRLFGLRVIGVDRTPAGLVRALVRTLLLAIVLPAVIWDKDQRGFHDRIAGTMILRTR
- the glnA gene encoding type I glutamate--ammonia ligase encodes the protein MFNNADEVLKYIKDEGVEFVDVRFCDLPGVMQHFNVPAKTFDAESFENGAMFDGSSIRGFQAIHESDMKLVPDPKSAYIDPFRKHKTLIMNFSIVDPFTGESYSRDPRNIASKAEAYLKSTGIADTAYFGPEAEFYIFDDIRFQTSPQASFYYIDSVEAAWNSGREEEGGNLGYKTRFKGGYFPVPPVDHFADLRDEMVLNMEKVGLNVERAHHEVGTAGQQEINYTFSTLLGAGDDLMKFKYIIKNTAFEAGRSATFMPKPLFGDNGSGMHTHQSLWKDGEPLFYDEKGYGGLSDIARWYVGGLLKHAPSLLAFTNPTVNSYHRLVPGYEAPVNLVYSARNRSACVRIPIAGTSPKAKRIEFRIPDPSANPYLCFAAQLMAGLDGIKNRIEPPEPVDKDLYELPPEEHANIQQVPGSLPEVLDALEADHDYLTEGDVFTEDLIETWIEYKRLNEVDPIRFRPHPHEFEMYYDL